One window of Mesoplasma syrphidae genomic DNA carries:
- a CDS encoding methylated-DNA--[protein]-cysteine S-methyltransferase, protein MLRTNKKKILYINNFETPLGEMISITDNNYLFFLKFRNQINEIPKFKKFEQGFQTTLKQATTKISLLVEKEIKEYFINPKKIFTIPIFYQGSEFQIQVWNQLLLIKSGMTLSYQELGLKIKKPNAQRAIGNCVGANHFTIIVPCHRVIRSNGQLGGYNGGIERKRWLLDYEKSKEDILQD, encoded by the coding sequence ATGCTTAGAACTAATAAAAAAAAGATATTATATATAAATAATTTTGAAACTCCTTTGGGAGAAATGATAAGTATCACTGATAATAATTATTTGTTTTTTTTAAAATTTCGTAATCAAATAAACGAGATTCCAAAGTTTAAGAAATTTGAGCAAGGTTTTCAAACAACATTAAAACAAGCAACCACAAAAATTTCGCTTTTGGTTGAAAAAGAAATTAAAGAGTATTTTATAAATCCTAAAAAAATATTTACTATTCCAATCTTTTACCAGGGAAGTGAATTTCAAATACAAGTTTGGAATCAACTGCTGCTAATTAAGTCGGGTATGACTTTAAGTTATCAAGAATTAGGACTAAAAATTAAAAAACCAAATGCACAAAGAGCAATTGGAAATTGTGTTGGAGCAAACCATTTTACAATTATTGTTCCTTGTCATCGGGTGATTCGTAGTAATGGGCAACTTGGCGGATATAATGGTGGAATTGAGCGAAAGCGTTGATTATTAGATTACGAAAAAAGCAAAGAAGATATTCTTCAAGATTAA
- the nagB gene encoding glucosamine-6-phosphate deaminase has translation MEVIIVKDNQEAGTVAANIIAERIKQNPKIVLGLATGSTPITTYQTLVKKCQEDNLDFSRITTFNLDEYKGLLPTHEQSYRYFMNQNLFDHININKAQTFIPSGIDLQDPEQYDNSIESAGGIDLQLLGLGVNGHVGFNEPGTSFDSKTAVVDLAQSTISSNSRFFSTKEEVPTQAVSMGLASIMNAKEILLIATGSNKAEAVYHLVKGKVTEQWPCSILQKHSNTTIIIDKKAASLLEK, from the coding sequence ATGGAAGTTATTATTGTTAAGGACAATCAGGAAGCAGGAACTGTAGCTGCAAATATTATTGCAGAAAGAATTAAACAAAATCCGAAAATTGTTTTGGGATTAGCAACAGGGTCCACTCCAATCACAACCTACCAAACTTTAGTGAAAAAGTGTCAAGAAGATAATTTGGATTTTAGCAGAATAACAACTTTTAATTTGGATGAATACAAAGGTTTACTGCCAACCCACGAACAGTCTTATCGTTATTTTATGAATCAAAATTTATTTGACCACATTAATATTAATAAAGCTCAAACTTTTATACCTTCGGGAATTGACCTACAAGATCCAGAACAATATGATAATAGTATTGAATCTGCAGGGGGAATTGATTTACAGTTGCTAGGATTAGGAGTTAATGGTCATGTCGGTTTTAATGAACCGGGGACAAGTTTTGACTCAAAAACAGCGGTTGTTGATTTGGCACAATCAACTATTAGTTCAAATTCTCGTTTCTTTTCTACTAAAGAAGAAGTTCCGACTCAAGCTGTATCTATGGGTTTAGCATCAATTATGAATGCAAAAGAGATACTTTTAATTGCTACAGGATCAAATAAAGCAGAGGCTGTTTATCATTTAGTAAAAGGCAAAGTTACTGAACAATGACCATGCTCAATTTTACAAAAACATTCCAATACCACAATTATTATTGATAAAAAAGCAGCAAGTTTGCTAGAAAAATAA
- a CDS encoding glycoside hydrolase domain-containing protein — MKKIFIWATTLTVFLASFLGVFAYFNISHISGRNVYLSGFKNQGHVNNNDYHAFFADEADNMALYKPTELSKDINNAKFYGNFDSYKYAYKPDINLNAWKNDNVNTQIVFTNKVDIDNEGVEIKIQNEEELSNKKVYIKYGFNDFVYASKNYNNKLRILNPSGVHETLLVPEKMTEKKVLNNVVANKVNVAYFRILTTPQTEAQSVKIKVNIEKNGTVLTTNTIYLNISEYCLPTEDFETSVFAFSNFSRAANYWQQGQIPKEIKDPTNPLEFINHTWRYLEEEYKYMAQVQKHTSFISNIVPVIDPSNLDKYYWTSESINMSLMEWRRSADGKIYATERSWEALKFYLEKMYEIGMRKFYMQGFQSSWALNSDSFYVYDEVLKKHIKIPFGSGIEGNQNMKMILDQITEKRQSKFIDTPDMEYIIYTDEKSTVVNADIIAWLDEYDKTRSNYKFAMSAWERDIDYSNITKLYNADMIWIYFLDVYNENNANFSAFVKERKKLGKQTGQYFLDADNSFNLTRAEPGINSYLLLALSKENAGHYMKYSLNAWNPKFATWSSDYEERDEYGGPKEIQYLSGDTLLAYPAYSPENAPKQGNIEFIPSVRLEALIQGSNLVKKLNFLRSNNYMSEKEYYKIYENIDIRNKNSKIMSNQKFNLNYRDTSLLNEINKNFKLNSSILKMFSPKAKNDETTAYKVIRNYVDTFNKKG; from the coding sequence GTGAAAAAGATATTTATATGAGCTACAACATTAACGGTTTTTTTGGCATCATTTTTGGGAGTTTTTGCATATTTCAATATTAGTCATATTAGTGGGCGTAATGTATATTTATCTGGATTTAAAAATCAGGGTCATGTGAATAACAATGACTATCATGCTTTCTTTGCTGATGAAGCCGATAATATGGCACTTTACAAGCCTACAGAACTATCAAAAGATATAAATAATGCAAAGTTTTATGGAAACTTTGACTCTTATAAGTATGCATATAAGCCTGATATAAATCTTAATGCTTGAAAAAATGATAATGTAAATACACAAATTGTTTTTACTAACAAAGTAGACATAGACAATGAAGGTGTTGAAATAAAAATTCAAAATGAAGAAGAACTAAGCAACAAAAAAGTTTATATAAAGTATGGATTCAATGATTTTGTCTATGCTTCAAAAAATTACAATAATAAACTAAGAATTTTAAACCCGTCTGGAGTTCATGAAACTTTATTAGTGCCTGAAAAAATGACAGAAAAAAAAGTACTTAACAATGTTGTGGCAAATAAAGTAAATGTTGCTTATTTTAGAATTCTGACAACTCCTCAAACAGAAGCACAGTCAGTAAAGATAAAAGTGAATATTGAAAAAAATGGCACAGTTCTTACAACTAACACAATTTATTTAAACATCAGTGAATATTGTTTACCAACTGAAGACTTTGAAACATCAGTTTTTGCCTTTTCAAATTTTTCACGAGCAGCTAACTATTGACAGCAAGGTCAAATCCCCAAAGAAATAAAAGATCCTACTAATCCTTTGGAATTCATAAATCATACATGACGTTATCTAGAAGAAGAATATAAGTATATGGCTCAAGTTCAAAAACATACATCGTTTATTTCAAATATTGTTCCAGTTATTGATCCATCAAATTTAGATAAATATTATTGAACATCAGAGTCAATTAATATGTCATTAATGGAATGAAGACGATCAGCGGATGGCAAAATTTACGCGACTGAAAGAAGCTGAGAGGCATTAAAATTTTATTTAGAAAAAATGTATGAAATAGGGATGCGAAAATTTTATATGCAAGGGTTTCAATCAAGCTGAGCTCTAAACTCAGATTCATTTTACGTTTATGATGAAGTTTTAAAAAAACATATCAAAATTCCATTTGGATCAGGAATTGAGGGTAATCAAAATATGAAAATGATTCTTGATCAAATTACTGAAAAACGTCAAAGCAAATTTATTGATACCCCTGATATGGAATACATTATTTATACTGATGAAAAATCAACTGTTGTTAATGCTGATATTATTGCATGACTAGACGAATATGACAAAACACGTTCAAATTACAAATTTGCAATGAGTGCATGAGAACGCGATATTGACTATAGTAACATTACTAAATTATATAATGCGGATATGATTTGAATTTACTTTTTAGATGTCTATAACGAAAATAACGCCAATTTTTCAGCCTTTGTAAAAGAACGAAAAAAACTTGGCAAACAAACTGGGCAGTACTTCTTAGATGCTGACAACTCGTTTAATTTGACAAGAGCTGAACCGGGAATAAACTCTTACTTATTATTAGCATTATCAAAAGAAAATGCTGGACATTATATGAAATATTCTTTAAATGCATGAAATCCAAAATTTGCTACTTGATCTTCAGACTATGAGGAACGTGATGAGTATGGAGGTCCAAAAGAAATTCAATATTTATCAGGAGATACATTATTAGCTTATCCCGCATATTCACCAGAAAATGCTCCTAAACAGGGCAACATTGAATTTATTCCAAGCGTTCGATTAGAAGCATTAATTCAAGGTTCAAACTTGGTCAAAAAGCTTAACTTTTTAAGAAGCAATAATTATATGTCAGAAAAGGAATACTACAAAATATATGAGAATATAGATATTCGAAATAAGAATTCCAAAATCATGAGTAACCAGAAGTTTAATTTAAACTATAGAGACACTAGTTTGCTTAACGAAATTAACAAAAATTTCAAACTGAATTCAAGCATTTTAAAAATGTTTTCACCAAAGGCTAAAAATGATGAAACTACCGCTTACAAAGTAATTCGCAATTACGTAGATACATTTAACAAGAAAGGATAG